In one window of Zygosaccharomyces rouxii strain CBS732 chromosome E complete sequence DNA:
- the ARF3 gene encoding Arf family GTPase ARF3 (highly similar to uniprot|P40994 Saccharomyces cerevisiae YOR094W ARF3 Glucose-repressible ADP-ribosylation factor GTPase of the Ras superfamily involved in development of polarity), which produces MGNSVSRALGKLFGSREMKILMLGLDNAGKTTILYKLKLNKIRTSAPTVGFNVETVSYKNVKFNMWDVGGQERLRPLWRHYFPATTALIFVIDSHDKERLQEAKEELYAIISEKEMENVVLLVWANKQDLKGSLKPQEVSDYLELGQNLKNQLWCVVGSNALTGQGLVEGLSWISNNTPKK; this is translated from the coding sequence ATGGGAAATTCTGTATCAAGAGCATTAGGTAAATTGTTTGGATCTCGTGAGATGAAAATTCTCATGCTAGGTCTTGATAATGCCGGTAAGACAACAATCCTCTACAAGTTGAAGCTAAACAAAATTAGGACATCAGCACCAACGGTTGGATTCAATGTAGAAACTGTGTCATACAAAAATGTCAAATTTAACATGTGGGATGTTGGTGGACAAGAAAGATTAAGACCGCTTTGGAGGCATTATTTCCCTGCGACCACAGCATTAATATTTGTTATTGACTCTCATGACAAGGAAAGATTACAAGAGGCCAAGGAAGAACTATATGCAATTATAAGTGAAAAAGAGATGGAAAATGTGGTTTTGCTAGTTTGGGCTAATAAACAGGATTTGAAAGGATCATTAAAGCCACAGGAAGTTTCGGACTATCTAGAATTAGGTCAAAACTTGAAAAATCAGCTTTGGTGCGTCGTTGGTAGTAATGCACTAACGGGACAAGGTCTAGTAGAGGGTTTATCATGGATCTCTAATAATACCCCAAAGAAATGA